The following are encoded in a window of Longimicrobium sp. genomic DNA:
- a CDS encoding acetate kinase, producing MNILVLNVGSSTLKFQLIDTDEHRFADNGDRRLARGQVERIGGSAVWTYRAGAGEPVTGEAGLRDHRAAVDHLLGWMTDPDSGVPISSVAEIGAAGHRVAHGGERFVHSVPIDEAVMRGIEDTIELAPLHNPANLKGIQAVRAVLGPGVPQVAVFDTAFHHTLPEQAFLYAIPYSLYRRHRVRRYGFHGTSHRYISYRWRQLTGRPREGSRLITLHLGNGCSACAIRDGDSVDTSMGFTPLEGLVMGTRSGDVDPAVLDYVAEKEGLSLHDVELLLNKQSGLLGISGLTNDMRELMAEADEHDDRRARLAIELFCYRARKYVGAYLAALGGADAVCFAGGVGENAPRIRAKICEGLEFVGLRLDPAANEATAGGREGRISAEGSRPEVWAIPTDEELLIARDTYRVVHGIETRY from the coding sequence GTGAACATCCTCGTCCTCAACGTCGGCTCGTCGACGCTCAAGTTCCAGCTCATCGACACCGACGAGCACCGCTTCGCCGACAACGGCGACCGCAGGCTGGCGCGCGGGCAGGTGGAGCGCATCGGCGGCAGCGCCGTGTGGACGTACCGCGCCGGCGCGGGCGAGCCCGTCACCGGCGAGGCGGGGCTGCGCGACCATCGCGCCGCCGTCGACCACCTGCTCGGGTGGATGACGGACCCCGACTCCGGCGTCCCCATCTCCAGCGTGGCGGAGATCGGGGCGGCGGGGCACCGCGTGGCCCACGGCGGCGAGCGCTTCGTCCACTCGGTGCCCATCGACGAAGCGGTGATGCGCGGCATCGAGGACACCATCGAGCTGGCGCCGCTGCACAATCCCGCCAACCTCAAGGGGATCCAGGCGGTACGCGCGGTGCTGGGCCCCGGCGTGCCGCAGGTAGCGGTGTTCGACACGGCCTTCCACCACACGCTTCCCGAGCAGGCCTTCCTCTACGCTATCCCCTACTCGCTCTATCGGCGCCACCGGGTGCGGCGCTACGGCTTCCACGGCACCAGCCACCGCTACATCAGCTACCGCTGGCGCCAGCTGACCGGCCGCCCGCGCGAGGGCTCGCGGCTGATCACGCTGCACCTGGGCAACGGCTGCTCGGCGTGCGCCATCCGCGATGGCGACTCGGTGGACACGTCGATGGGGTTCACGCCGCTGGAAGGGCTGGTGATGGGCACGCGCTCAGGAGATGTCGATCCGGCGGTGCTGGACTACGTGGCGGAGAAGGAAGGATTGTCGCTGCACGACGTGGAGCTGCTGCTGAACAAGCAGAGCGGGCTGCTGGGGATCAGCGGGCTGACCAACGACATGCGCGAGCTGATGGCCGAGGCCGACGAGCACGACGACCGCCGCGCGCGCCTGGCCATCGAGCTGTTCTGCTACCGCGCGCGCAAGTACGTGGGCGCGTACCTGGCCGCGCTCGGCGGCGCGGACGCCGTCTGCTTCGCCGGCGGGGTGGGCGAGAACGCGCCCCGCATCCGCGCGAAGATCTGCGAGGGCCTCGAGTTCGTCGGCCTCCGCCTCGACCCCGCCGCCAACGAGGCCACGGCCGGCGGTCGCGAGGGCCGCATCAGCGCCGAGGGCTCGCGCCCCGAGGTGTGGGCGATCCCAACGGACGAGGAGCTGCTGATCGCGCGCGACACGTACCGGGTCGTGCACGGGATCGAGACGAGGTACTGA
- a CDS encoding N-acetylmuramoyl-L-alanine amidase, translated as MTATPTAAPGGLSVSMAELPFHIHESALIPLEDGQAVSAGWPESIGGRPLGVTWHWTVTWDLELCRRLLGGRNAERKGEASAHYGVGRGFDEGVDRYVSLENRSWHAGKSQTLRWDGRPLGSPDYKGSRSTIGVETVNIGFATSPVMVGDDWIAAATPDGKPVRVQPWTDEQVAMMVAVGREIVARWPHIGPDDHHGHHDLCPGYKVDPAGFPFARVLRGIYPDRAIDDVWTPTQTVVQRQRALAALGYDLGPTGVDGQWGHRSQAALKRFQSEHDLVANGYWSTFVSRRLCEVVRERGLELGEVASPTS; from the coding sequence ATGACCGCGACCCCAACGGCCGCCCCGGGCGGCCTTTCCGTATCCATGGCCGAACTGCCGTTCCACATCCACGAATCCGCCCTGATCCCGCTCGAAGACGGGCAGGCGGTGAGCGCCGGCTGGCCCGAGTCGATCGGCGGGCGCCCGCTCGGCGTCACCTGGCACTGGACGGTGACGTGGGACCTGGAGCTCTGCCGGCGCCTGCTCGGCGGCCGCAACGCCGAGCGCAAGGGCGAGGCGAGCGCGCACTACGGCGTGGGCCGCGGCTTCGACGAGGGCGTGGACCGCTACGTGAGCCTGGAGAACCGCTCCTGGCACGCGGGAAAGAGCCAGACGCTGCGCTGGGACGGCCGGCCGCTCGGCTCGCCCGACTACAAGGGCTCGCGCTCCACCATCGGCGTGGAGACGGTGAACATCGGCTTCGCCACCTCGCCGGTGATGGTGGGCGACGACTGGATCGCGGCCGCCACCCCCGACGGCAAGCCCGTCCGCGTGCAGCCGTGGACCGACGAGCAGGTGGCGATGATGGTCGCCGTCGGCCGCGAGATCGTGGCGCGCTGGCCGCACATCGGCCCCGACGACCACCACGGGCACCACGACCTGTGCCCCGGCTACAAGGTGGACCCGGCGGGCTTCCCCTTCGCGCGCGTGCTGCGCGGCATCTATCCCGACCGCGCCATCGACGACGTGTGGACGCCCACGCAGACGGTGGTGCAGCGCCAGCGCGCGCTCGCCGCGCTCGGCTACGATCTGGGGCCGACGGGCGTGGACGGCCAGTGGGGGCACCGCAGCCAGGCCGCGCTCAAGCGCTTCCAGTCCGAGCACGATCTCGTCGCCAACGGTTACTGGAGCACCTTCGTCTCCCGCCGCCTCTGCGAGGTCGTGCGCGAGCGGGGGCTGGAGCTGGGGGAGGTGGCGTCCCCGACGAGCTAG
- a CDS encoding type II CAAX endopeptidase family protein codes for MIATEDSPREVRRTALRHLRRTVRDVVVAAVIFILWQLSAGLFLLMPPRLAVFWLIVVAALFLWCHAITEGWSTARGRATERVRPFPRPAWRWIAVLAPVMSTGALAMWMVITSLHLARDRPLPRQLVEYAERPGGTLVLVMVIAGMAPLLEEFAFRGWMQRPMERRFGAPAAIGVTSVLFALAHLEPGGIVIRVAGGMALGYAVWATRSIWAGVALHVAWNAGVLAWGGLFPRFDPATRGPRLALPAALAFAACVALYAWTAPRLRAASRPKTAPLHPLPQEYPGSKGGW; via the coding sequence TTGATCGCCACGGAAGATTCGCCCCGCGAGGTACGCCGCACCGCGCTGCGCCACCTGCGCCGCACGGTGCGCGACGTCGTGGTGGCGGCAGTGATCTTCATCCTCTGGCAGCTGTCGGCGGGCCTTTTCCTGCTGATGCCGCCGCGGCTCGCCGTGTTCTGGCTGATCGTCGTCGCCGCGCTCTTCCTGTGGTGCCACGCGATCACGGAGGGATGGAGCACCGCCCGCGGCCGCGCCACGGAGCGCGTCCGCCCCTTCCCCCGCCCGGCGTGGCGGTGGATCGCGGTGCTCGCGCCCGTGATGTCCACCGGCGCGCTGGCGATGTGGATGGTGATCACCTCGCTCCACCTCGCGCGCGACCGGCCGCTCCCCCGGCAGCTGGTGGAGTACGCCGAGCGCCCCGGCGGCACCCTGGTGCTGGTGATGGTGATCGCGGGGATGGCGCCGCTGCTGGAGGAGTTCGCCTTCCGCGGCTGGATGCAGCGCCCGATGGAGCGACGCTTCGGCGCGCCGGCGGCCATCGGCGTGACGTCGGTGCTCTTCGCGCTGGCGCACCTGGAGCCCGGCGGCATCGTCATCCGCGTCGCCGGGGGGATGGCGCTGGGCTACGCGGTGTGGGCCACGCGCTCCATCTGGGCCGGCGTGGCGCTGCACGTCGCCTGGAACGCCGGGGTGCTGGCCTGGGGCGGCCTCTTCCCCCGCTTCGATCCGGCCACGCGCGGCCCGCGGCTGGCGCTCCCGGCCGCGCTCGCCTTCGCCGCGTGCGTCGCCCTGTACGCGTGGACGGCGCCGCGCCTCCGCGCCGCGTCGCGCCCGAAGACCGCGCCGCTGCATCCCCTCCCCCAAGAGTATCCCGGGTCGAAGGGGGGATGGTGA
- a CDS encoding acyl-CoA thioesterase — protein MAERMIRPVEIYLKSAAPDPAVPRPVRLSQVTFADLAEPQSQNVAGTLFGGVLLGFIDRAAAFCAMKHAGRPVVTRSFDSVEFNEPIYIGELVVAHASVNFTGTSSMEVGVKVFAQNPVTGEERHTNTCYATFVALDGDGRPARVPPILPETDDEKRRFEAGRQRRDERLARRRR, from the coding sequence ATGGCGGAGCGGATGATCCGGCCGGTGGAGATCTACCTGAAGTCGGCCGCGCCGGATCCGGCGGTGCCGCGGCCGGTGCGGCTGAGCCAGGTGACGTTCGCGGACCTGGCCGAGCCGCAGAGCCAGAACGTGGCGGGCACGCTGTTCGGCGGCGTGCTGCTGGGCTTCATCGACCGCGCGGCGGCGTTCTGCGCCATGAAGCACGCGGGCCGGCCGGTGGTGACCAGGAGCTTCGACAGCGTGGAGTTCAACGAGCCCATCTACATCGGCGAGCTGGTGGTGGCGCACGCGTCGGTGAACTTCACCGGCACCAGCAGCATGGAGGTGGGGGTGAAGGTGTTCGCGCAGAACCCCGTCACCGGCGAGGAGCGCCACACCAACACCTGCTACGCCACCTTCGTGGCCCTCGACGGCGACGGCCGCCCCGCGCGCGTCCCGCCCATCCTTCCCGAGACGGACGACGAGAAGCGCCGCTTCGAGGCCGGCAGGCAGCGCCGCGACGAGCGCCTCGCCCGCCGCCGCCGGTGA
- a CDS encoding PAS domain S-box protein, with protein MAVSGPGSSPVDTPPPAPDVPAERPAWLRYGAALAGTAAALALSLAFRQFIATNVFIFFFAAIILCAWFGGRGPALLVTLLALPLANYFFLDPAFAWSTAPITLLRMAVFAGLAVLIGSMRESLDVSRRRAVQAAREAAEHAQRLEEQAVELQQQAAELELQTEEAQTLAEELVEANRQLEESAARSLAEAQALAHVGSWEWDVAHDHVWWSDEMYRIYGFEPGSVDVSLGTFLEHVHPGDRERVRAEVERSRKTREPFELDHRIVLADGSIRMLHARGRVEIDRTGAVTRMSGTGQDVTDARAAEETARRLAAEQAGRAEAEAGRGRLEAVLEGIGEAFIAFDSEFRYTYVNRPGEELLGRPRGELLGRRVDEVFPEVVESPSWEVMHRVARARRPERVEFLSTSLGRWISLRVSPWNGGVSLFLEDVTDRRRAQEERSRLAAIVESSEDAIFSKTLEGVIQSWNAGAERLYGYTAEEMVGRNVSTLAPPDRVDEIPAILERLARGERLASYETVRVRKDGTQIDVLLAISPLHDADGRVIGASTIARDVSERRRADAALRASEARYRRLIDTAEEGIWLLDAEGRTSYVNERMAGMLGRPPAEVEGRALTEFVHPASRAEVAEHLARLDGARERHDVRLVRGDGSDLWALVSLSSVRGEAGEWQGSLAMVTDVTDRRRAEESVRFLAEASRLLAQSLDYDRVLGTIAGLAVPRLADWCAVVLAAPGGGMRVEAAHADPERQPLVRELVAVRLGAAGPGGPVSTALRQGRSVLIEDNAAGMLRGAVPDPRYEALLDALAPASLVAVPLALEGATTGAIVLASADAARRYGPGDRALAEELARRAATAVENARLHQAEQEARRQAEAAAAQIARLQAVTAALSTARTMEEVARAALGESMRALGAAAGWISQLAPGSERVELVWATGFDAAVMAEFRSIPLDTPIPLSDAVRTGEIIAIPSRAELEAMYPGIPDRGQRSRYAAWAVAPMWVEGRAVGGMVINFPEPRGFDADTLDYLLAVGRQGAVALERARLYEAERTARAEAEAANRAKFDFLTTMSHELRTPLNAIAGYVDLLELGIRGPLTDAQRDDLRRIRRSQTHLLGLINDVLNFARIETGHVHFDLGDVALDELLGEVETLIAPQVQARGLFYEYRRPDPAATVRADPEKLRQIVLNLLSNAVKFTPAGGRITLSSEVDGDWARVRVADTGIGIPGDKLGTIFEPFVQVATGYTRTSEGTGLGLSISRDLARAMGGDLGAESSEGEGSVFTLTLPLGSSSID; from the coding sequence ATGGCGGTATCCGGCCCCGGCTCCTCTCCCGTCGACACGCCTCCTCCCGCGCCCGACGTCCCCGCCGAGCGGCCGGCGTGGCTGCGCTACGGCGCGGCGCTGGCGGGCACCGCGGCGGCGCTGGCGCTGTCGCTGGCGTTCCGGCAGTTCATCGCCACCAACGTCTTCATCTTCTTCTTCGCGGCCATCATCCTCTGCGCCTGGTTCGGCGGCCGGGGACCCGCGCTGTTGGTGACGCTGCTGGCCCTCCCCCTGGCCAACTACTTCTTCCTGGACCCGGCCTTCGCGTGGAGCACGGCGCCCATCACCCTGCTGCGGATGGCGGTGTTCGCCGGCCTGGCGGTGCTGATCGGCTCCATGCGCGAGTCGCTCGACGTATCGCGCCGCCGCGCCGTGCAGGCCGCGCGCGAGGCCGCCGAGCACGCGCAGCGGCTGGAGGAGCAGGCCGTGGAGCTGCAGCAGCAGGCGGCCGAGCTGGAGCTGCAGACCGAGGAGGCGCAGACGCTGGCCGAGGAGCTGGTCGAGGCCAACCGCCAGCTGGAGGAGAGCGCCGCCCGCTCGCTGGCCGAGGCGCAGGCGCTGGCGCACGTGGGGAGCTGGGAGTGGGACGTGGCGCACGACCACGTGTGGTGGTCCGACGAGATGTACCGCATCTACGGCTTCGAGCCGGGCTCCGTCGACGTGTCGCTCGGCACCTTCCTGGAGCACGTGCACCCCGGCGACCGCGAGCGCGTCCGCGCCGAGGTGGAGCGGTCGAGGAAGACGCGCGAGCCGTTCGAGCTGGACCACCGCATCGTCCTGGCCGACGGCTCCATCCGCATGCTGCACGCGCGCGGGCGGGTGGAGATCGACCGCACGGGCGCGGTCACGCGGATGTCGGGGACGGGGCAGGACGTGACCGACGCGCGCGCGGCCGAGGAGACGGCGCGGCGCCTGGCGGCCGAGCAGGCCGGGCGCGCCGAGGCCGAGGCGGGACGCGGCCGGCTCGAGGCGGTGCTGGAGGGGATCGGCGAGGCGTTCATCGCCTTCGACTCGGAGTTCCGCTACACCTATGTGAACCGCCCCGGCGAGGAGCTGCTGGGCCGCCCCCGTGGCGAGCTGCTGGGGCGGCGCGTGGACGAGGTGTTCCCCGAGGTGGTGGAGAGCCCCTCGTGGGAGGTGATGCACCGGGTGGCGCGCGCGCGGCGGCCGGAGCGGGTGGAGTTCCTGTCGACGTCGCTGGGGCGGTGGATCAGCCTGCGGGTGTCGCCGTGGAACGGCGGCGTCTCGCTCTTCCTCGAGGACGTGACCGACCGCCGCCGCGCACAGGAGGAGCGCTCGCGCCTGGCGGCCATCGTGGAGTCGAGCGAGGACGCCATCTTCTCCAAGACGCTGGAGGGGGTGATCCAGAGCTGGAACGCGGGCGCCGAGCGGCTCTACGGCTACACGGCGGAGGAGATGGTGGGGCGGAACGTCTCCACCCTGGCCCCGCCCGACCGCGTCGACGAGATCCCGGCGATCCTGGAGCGGCTGGCGCGCGGCGAGCGGCTGGCCAGCTACGAGACGGTGCGGGTGAGGAAGGACGGCACGCAGATCGACGTGCTGCTGGCCATCTCGCCGCTGCACGACGCCGACGGGCGGGTGATCGGCGCGTCGACCATCGCCCGCGACGTGAGCGAGCGCCGGCGCGCCGACGCGGCGCTGCGGGCCAGCGAGGCGCGCTACCGACGGCTGATCGACACGGCCGAGGAGGGGATCTGGCTGCTCGACGCGGAGGGGCGCACCAGCTACGTGAACGAGCGGATGGCGGGGATGCTCGGGCGTCCCCCCGCGGAGGTGGAGGGGCGCGCCCTGACGGAGTTCGTGCACCCGGCGTCCCGCGCGGAGGTGGCCGAGCACCTGGCGCGGCTGGACGGCGCCCGCGAGCGCCACGACGTGCGCCTGGTCCGCGGCGACGGCTCGGACCTGTGGGCGCTCGTCTCGCTGAGCTCCGTGCGCGGCGAGGCGGGCGAGTGGCAGGGGTCGCTGGCGATGGTCACCGACGTGACCGACCGCCGCCGCGCGGAAGAGTCGGTGCGCTTCCTGGCCGAGGCCAGCCGGCTGCTGGCGCAGTCGCTGGACTACGACCGGGTGCTGGGCACCATCGCCGGGCTGGCGGTGCCGCGGCTGGCGGACTGGTGCGCGGTGGTGCTGGCCGCGCCCGGCGGCGGCATGCGGGTGGAGGCCGCCCACGCCGACCCGGAGCGCCAGCCGCTGGTGCGCGAGCTGGTGGCCGTGCGGCTGGGCGCGGCGGGGCCCGGCGGGCCCGTGTCCACGGCGCTGCGGCAGGGGCGCTCGGTGCTGATCGAGGACAACGCCGCCGGGATGCTGCGCGGCGCCGTTCCCGACCCCCGCTACGAGGCGCTGCTCGACGCGCTGGCCCCCGCGTCGCTGGTGGCCGTGCCCCTGGCGCTGGAGGGAGCGACGACGGGGGCCATCGTGCTGGCCAGCGCCGACGCCGCGCGCCGCTACGGCCCCGGCGACCGCGCGCTGGCCGAGGAGCTGGCCCGCCGCGCGGCCACCGCGGTGGAGAACGCGCGGCTGCACCAGGCCGAGCAGGAGGCCCGCCGCCAGGCCGAGGCCGCCGCGGCGCAGATCGCCCGGCTGCAGGCGGTGACCGCCGCGCTCTCGACGGCGCGGACGATGGAGGAGGTGGCCCGCGCCGCGCTGGGCGAGAGCATGCGCGCGCTGGGCGCCGCCGCGGGATGGATCAGCCAGCTCGCGCCGGGGAGCGAGCGGGTGGAGCTGGTGTGGGCCACGGGGTTCGACGCGGCGGTGATGGCCGAGTTCCGCAGCATCCCCCTCGACACCCCCATCCCCCTGTCGGACGCGGTGCGCACGGGCGAGATCATCGCCATCCCCAGCCGCGCGGAGCTGGAGGCGATGTATCCCGGCATCCCCGACCGCGGGCAGCGCAGCCGCTACGCCGCCTGGGCGGTGGCGCCGATGTGGGTGGAGGGGCGGGCGGTGGGAGGGATGGTGATCAACTTCCCGGAGCCGCGCGGCTTCGACGCCGACACGCTGGACTACCTCTTGGCGGTCGGGCGGCAGGGCGCGGTGGCGCTGGAGCGGGCGCGGCTGTACGAAGCCGAGCGGACGGCGCGCGCCGAGGCCGAGGCTGCCAACCGCGCCAAGTTCGACTTCCTCACCACCATGAGCCACGAGCTGCGCACGCCGCTGAACGCCATCGCCGGCTACGTGGACCTGCTGGAGCTGGGGATCCGCGGCCCGCTGACCGACGCGCAGCGCGACGACCTGCGCCGCATCCGCCGCAGCCAGACGCACCTGCTGGGGCTGATCAACGACGTGCTGAACTTCGCGCGCATCGAAACGGGCCACGTGCACTTCGACCTGGGCGACGTGGCGCTCGACGAGCTGCTGGGCGAGGTGGAGACGCTGATCGCGCCGCAGGTGCAGGCGCGCGGCCTGTTCTACGAGTACCGGCGTCCAGACCCGGCGGCCACCGTGCGCGCGGACCCCGAGAAGCTGCGGCAGATCGTGCTGAACCTGCTCTCCAACGCGGTCAAGTTCACGCCGGCGGGCGGGCGGATCACGCTGTCGAGCGAGGTGGACGGCGACTGGGCGCGGGTGCGCGTGGCCGACACGGGGATCGGCATCCCCGGCGACAAGCTGGGCACCATCTTCGAGCCCTTCGTGCAGGTGGCCACCGGCTACACGCGCACCAGCGAGGGCACCGGCCTTGGGCTCTCCATCTCCCGCGACCTGGCCCGCGCGATGGGCGGCGACCTGGGCGCCGAAAGCAGCGAGGGCGAGGGCTCCGTCTTCACCCTTACCCTTCCCCTGGGCTCTTCTTCAATCGACTGA
- a CDS encoding TIGR00730 family Rossman fold protein has product MGGGDRTLRRVCVFCGSNPGGRPDYAAAAREMGRVLVERGLGLVYGGGNVGLMGIVADTVLAGGGEVVGVIPEALMAREVGHAGLTELHVVRTMHERKAMMADRADAFVAMPGGFGTFEEFCEVLTWSQLGFHPKPCGLLNVAGYYDPLLALFDRGAEEGFIPPQHRALVIEETDPARLLDRFAAFRPPTTSKWIRPDER; this is encoded by the coding sequence ATGGGAGGAGGAGATCGCACGCTGCGCCGCGTCTGCGTGTTCTGCGGCTCCAACCCCGGCGGGCGTCCCGACTACGCCGCGGCAGCGCGGGAGATGGGGCGCGTGCTGGTGGAGCGCGGGCTCGGCCTCGTCTACGGGGGCGGCAACGTGGGGCTGATGGGGATCGTGGCCGACACCGTGCTGGCCGGCGGTGGCGAGGTGGTCGGGGTGATCCCCGAGGCGCTGATGGCGCGCGAGGTGGGGCACGCGGGGCTCACCGAGCTGCACGTCGTGCGGACGATGCACGAGCGCAAGGCGATGATGGCGGACCGCGCCGACGCCTTCGTGGCCATGCCGGGCGGCTTCGGCACCTTCGAGGAGTTCTGCGAGGTGCTGACCTGGAGCCAGCTCGGGTTCCATCCCAAGCCGTGCGGGCTGCTGAACGTGGCGGGGTACTACGATCCCCTGCTGGCGCTGTTCGACCGGGGCGCGGAGGAGGGCTTCATCCCGCCGCAGCACCGCGCGCTGGTGATCGAGGAAACCGACCCCGCGCGCCTGCTGGACCGCTTCGCCGCGTTCCGTCCCCCGACGACGAGCAAGTGGATCCGCCCGGACGAGCGCTGA
- a CDS encoding DUF429 domain-containing protein, translating to MPEFAWFGGIDFSGAKEPLSNLWAAVGREREGKLEIVSLCPLPFREDLRAHVAGAWRRHVDAGEDDAILWGADFPFGIPAAAAERIAEGREPAWKAIASWIADRPPEEVWKTLPDLQKALRRTDTGGALSPFDMRLYKQTLEGIRFLHELRDEAEVSISPEAPDPSAPTVVIEVYPAGAAKELGIRGGRVPSRPGEVRARPAALKPWMTFAHPSMEACACTLEDARDACVACLVAFLCRGDLDQPYRLGRVPPELLALEGWIYRPPAAL from the coding sequence ATGCCCGAGTTCGCCTGGTTCGGCGGGATCGACTTCTCCGGCGCGAAGGAGCCGCTCTCGAACCTGTGGGCCGCCGTGGGCCGCGAGCGCGAGGGGAAGCTGGAGATCGTCTCCCTCTGTCCCCTCCCCTTCCGCGAGGACCTGCGCGCGCACGTCGCGGGCGCGTGGCGCAGGCACGTGGACGCAGGGGAGGACGATGCGATCCTGTGGGGCGCCGACTTCCCCTTCGGCATCCCCGCGGCTGCGGCGGAGCGGATCGCGGAGGGGCGCGAGCCGGCATGGAAGGCGATCGCGTCGTGGATCGCCGACCGGCCGCCCGAGGAGGTGTGGAAGACCCTTCCCGATCTCCAGAAGGCGCTGCGGCGGACGGACACCGGCGGCGCGCTGTCGCCCTTCGACATGCGGCTGTACAAGCAGACGCTGGAGGGGATCCGCTTCCTGCACGAGCTGCGCGACGAAGCCGAGGTCTCCATCTCCCCCGAGGCGCCGGACCCGTCCGCGCCGACGGTGGTGATCGAGGTCTATCCCGCCGGCGCGGCGAAGGAGCTGGGGATCCGCGGCGGGCGCGTGCCCTCGCGCCCGGGCGAGGTGCGCGCGCGGCCGGCGGCGCTCAAGCCATGGATGACCTTCGCGCACCCGTCGATGGAGGCGTGCGCCTGCACCCTCGAGGACGCGCGCGACGCCTGCGTCGCCTGCCTGGTCGCCTTCCTCTGCCGCGGCGATCTCGACCAGCCGTACCGCCTGGGCCGCGTGCCACCGGAATTGCTGGCGCTGGAGGGGTGGATCTACCGTCCCCCCGCCGCATTGTGA
- a CDS encoding amidase: protein MSEHHDDPSEQPERRGLSRRGFLHAGTLAAVAGAVGRVPDASATPAAETPSARTFAPPPFELEEATVQQLQDWMRQGRWTARSITEAYLRRIEEMDGRGPTLRSVIETNPDALRIADALDAERRGGRVRGPLHGIPVLVKDNVDTADRMQTTAGSYALAGTPAPRDAFLAERLRAAGAVILGKANLSEWANFRSTKSSSGWSGRGGQCLNPYALDRSPCGSSSGSGAAIAANFAAVAVGTETDGSIVCPSSANSVVGIKPTLGLVSRAGVVPLSHSQDTAGPMARTVADAAALLSVLAGADPRDPATAAGRGRVQPDYTRFLDPNGLRGARIGVARRRFFGADPHADRVVNAAIADLRRLGAVIVDPADIPHLGEYDEAEFTVLLYDFKADLAQYFASRGPTARVRTLKDVIDFNEREKAKEMPFFGQEIMAMAQEKGPLTDKAYVDARAKCVRLAGREGIDAVMAQHRLDAIVAPTGSLPWEIDLLLGDHGVGGSSTPAAVAGYPNVTVPAGYAFGLPVGISFIGRAWSEPTLIKLAFAYEQGTKHRKPPRFLPTADYANP, encoded by the coding sequence ATGTCCGAGCATCACGACGATCCGTCCGAGCAGCCCGAGCGCCGCGGGCTGAGCCGCCGCGGGTTCCTGCACGCCGGTACCCTGGCCGCGGTGGCCGGCGCCGTCGGCCGCGTCCCCGACGCGTCCGCCACGCCCGCCGCGGAGACGCCGTCCGCACGGACGTTCGCGCCGCCGCCGTTCGAGCTGGAGGAGGCAACCGTCCAGCAGCTGCAGGACTGGATGCGGCAGGGCCGCTGGACGGCGCGCTCCATCACCGAGGCGTACCTGCGGCGGATCGAGGAGATGGACGGCAGGGGGCCCACGCTGCGCTCGGTGATCGAGACCAATCCCGACGCGCTGCGGATCGCCGACGCGCTGGACGCGGAGCGGCGCGGCGGGCGGGTGCGCGGGCCGCTGCACGGCATCCCCGTCCTCGTGAAGGACAACGTCGACACGGCGGACAGGATGCAGACGACGGCCGGCTCGTACGCGCTGGCCGGCACGCCCGCGCCGCGCGACGCGTTCCTGGCGGAGCGGCTGCGCGCCGCCGGCGCCGTCATCCTGGGGAAGGCCAACCTCAGCGAGTGGGCCAACTTCCGCTCCACCAAGTCGTCCAGCGGCTGGAGCGGGCGCGGCGGCCAGTGCCTCAATCCCTACGCGCTGGACCGCTCGCCGTGCGGATCGAGCAGCGGGAGCGGCGCCGCCATCGCCGCCAACTTCGCCGCGGTGGCGGTGGGGACGGAGACGGACGGCTCCATCGTCTGCCCCTCGTCCGCCAACTCCGTCGTCGGGATCAAGCCCACGCTGGGGCTGGTGAGCCGCGCGGGCGTCGTCCCCCTCTCGCACAGCCAGGACACGGCGGGGCCGATGGCGCGTACCGTGGCCGACGCCGCCGCGCTGCTGAGCGTCCTCGCTGGCGCCGACCCGCGCGACCCGGCCACCGCCGCCGGCCGCGGCCGGGTGCAGCCCGACTACACCCGCTTCCTCGACCCCAACGGCCTGCGCGGCGCGCGCATCGGCGTTGCCCGCAGGCGCTTCTTCGGCGCGGACCCGCACGCGGACCGCGTGGTCAACGCCGCGATCGCCGACCTGCGCCGCCTGGGCGCCGTCATCGTCGATCCCGCCGACATCCCGCACCTGGGCGAGTATGACGAGGCGGAGTTCACCGTCCTCCTCTACGACTTCAAGGCGGACCTGGCGCAGTACTTCGCCAGCCGCGGCCCCACAGCGCGGGTGCGCACGCTCAAGGACGTGATCGACTTCAACGAGCGCGAGAAGGCGAAGGAGATGCCGTTCTTCGGGCAGGAGATCATGGCCATGGCGCAGGAGAAGGGCCCGCTGACGGACAAGGCGTACGTCGACGCGCGGGCGAAGTGCGTGCGCCTGGCCGGCCGCGAGGGGATCGACGCGGTGATGGCGCAGCACCGGCTGGACGCCATCGTGGCGCCGACGGGAAGCCTGCCGTGGGAGATCGACCTGCTGCTGGGCGACCACGGCGTGGGCGGCAGCTCCACGCCGGCGGCGGTGGCGGGGTATCCCAACGTCACCGTGCCCGCGGGCTACGCGTTCGGGCTGCCGGTGGGGATCTCGTTCATCGGCCGCGCGTGGAGCGAGCCGACGCTGATCAAGCTCGCCTTCGCGTACGAGCAGGGGACGAAGCACCGCAAGCCGCCGCGCTTCCTTCCCACCGCCGACTACGCGAACCCCTGA